Proteins encoded together in one Lathyrus oleraceus cultivar Zhongwan6 chromosome 5, CAAS_Psat_ZW6_1.0, whole genome shotgun sequence window:
- the LOC127081002 gene encoding non-specific lipid-transfer protein-like has protein sequence MEKKYVSLFMVVVVLGMMVSKFEARQIDDITCPEALLSLLPCLPFLQGTGSATPPKNCCDGANSLNQKANTTPIRRDVCNCLKPAASRFGVKLDKSKQLPQLCNITLSVPFDPSIDCNTVQ, from the exons ATGGAGAAGAAATATGTTTCTCTTTTCATGGTTGTGGTGGTTCTAGGAATGATGGTATCAAAATTTGAAGCACGTCAAATTGACGACATTACATGCCCCGAGGCTCTTTTGTCCTTGTTGCCATGTCTTCCCTTTTTGCAAGGAACTGGTAGTGCTACACCACCTAAAAACTGTTGTGATGGAGCAAATAGTTTAAATCAAAAGGCCAACACCACCCCGATTCGAAGGGATGTTTGCAATTGTCTCAAACCCGCAGCATCGAGATTTGGAGTTAAACTTGACAAATCAAAACAACTACCACAACTTTGTAACATTACTCTGTCGGTTCCTTTTGATCCTAGCATTGATTGCAACAC GGTTCAATAA
- the LOC127081003 gene encoding non-specific lipid-transfer protein 1-like, with product MVSKFEARQIDDITCPEALLSLLPCLPFLQGTGGATPPKNCCDGANTLNQKANTTPIRRDVCNCLKPAASRFGVKPDKSKQLPQLCNITLSVPFDPSIDCNTVQ from the exons ATGGTATCAAAATTTGAAGCCCGTCAAATTGACGACATTACATGCCCCGAGGCTCTTTTGTCCTTGTTGCCATGTCTTCCCTTTTTGCAAGGAACTGGAGGTGCTACACCACCTAAAAACTGTTGTGATGGAGCAAATACTTTAAATCAAAAGGCCAACACCACCCCGATTCGAAGGGATGTTTGCAATTGTCTCAAACCCGCAGCATCGAGATTTGGAGTTAAACCTGACAAATCAAAACAACTACCACAACTTTGTAACATTACTCTATCGGTTCCTTTTGATCCTAGCATTGATTGCAACAC GGTTCAATAA